Part of the Leptotrichia massiliensis genome, TGATTTTATTTAATTTTTTGGTAATGTTATCTCCTCTATCAAAACCACCAAATCCTATTTTTGAATTAATGTGGGTAATTGCTATGGCAAGTGCATCTGCGGCATCATCAGGCTTTGGAATTTCTTCCAATTTTAATATTAATTTTACCATTTCCTGAATTTGTTTTTTTTCAGCTCTACCATAACTTGCGATTCCCATTTTTACTTGAAGCGGAGTGTAACTGTATAAATTCAACTTATTTTTCTGCCCTACTAAAGTTATGACTCCACGAGCCTGTCCAACTTTTATTACTGTTTTTTGATTTTTAAAGAAAAATAAGTCCTCGATAGCCATATCAGTCGGTTTCCATAATTTTATTATATTTTCCAATCCATCATAAATTTTTTCTAACCTTATTGGCATATCTTCATCTTTATCCGTAAAAATACAGCCATAATCAAGTGGCGTATATTTTCCATTTTCATAATCTACAATGGCATATCCCACTATCGCTGTACCAGGATCTATCCCCAAAATTCTCATATTTCTCCTAGTCTAAATATTGTGTTTTTTATTATATCATACTCAACGGATGTATGCAAATTTCACTAAAAATTTTTTTCTATATAATTTTTGGCATAATCCACATAACTGTTCAAATCAATATCAGCATAATTATCAAATTCATCTACACTCGTTTTGACCTTTTTTACTTTATAAAGACTACTGTTTATATCACCAAATCCGTATTTTTCATAATATTTTTCTTGTTTTTGAATAACTACTTTGTTCATTCCAGTTGTAGCAAAATATAATCGGTATTTTCTAAATTTATCAAGGACTTCCTTGCTTTCAAACATCATTTGTCCGTTTTTATCACAAGCGTAAATATCTTCGTAAACCGATGCATACATAAAAAATATATCTGGATTTTTTATAAAAATTTCCTCTACAGCCGTCATCACATCTTTTTTTTCCCAAAAATATAATTTAAGCACTTCTGCTATCCATATATGATTTTTTGGCATAATCAGCTTATTGTAGCGATATTCATTTGTTCCCTTTACTTTATCCTTTATTTTATACAAAATGGAATTTTTATTTTTCAAAAAATTATCTACATCAGTTATATCAAAAATATTGTTATACTTCTCATTTATTTGAATTTTTATTTTATTTAAAATTTCATCATTTACATTTGTTATAAAAATATTATTTTCTGATGTTGCAATTACATCTATATTTTCTTTTGCAAAAACTCTTTTTATCCGTTTTACAATACTTGTCCTGTATCTATTTAGTATATCTTTTGAAAATGAAGACTTTAATAAAAGTTCTTCTGGTATCTTCTTTATTATTTTTTTATCTTTTCCAGAAAAAAGTTTATTGTCAATGAGCCATTCGTATAAATAGTCTTTTTTTATTGATAATTTGTACACTTTTTCCTGCAAATAATTATTATAGTCATTCATTTTCATTTTAACTGAATAATTTATTTTTGGCTGACTGGAAGAAGAAGTTTCACCATGTAAAAGCAAAGTTATTAATTTATCATTATTATAATTTAAATATTTTATTTTCTTTTTAAGCTTCATATTGTTACTGTAACTTCCATTTGTAATTATATTCAAAAGATTTTCCTTTTCATCCCAGTTACTTTTTTCTTTTATTATAAAATTGTACATTTTTTCTGTTGCTAGTACATCCTGCAGGCAATAGTCAATCACTTTATCCACAATTTCATCATATAT contains:
- the ruvC gene encoding crossover junction endodeoxyribonuclease RuvC, with the translated sequence MRILGIDPGTAIVGYAIVDYENGKYTPLDYGCIFTDKDEDMPIRLEKIYDGLENIIKLWKPTDMAIEDLFFFKNQKTVIKVGQARGVITLVGQKNKLNLYSYTPLQVKMGIASYGRAEKKQIQEMVKLILKLEEIPKPDDAADALAIAITHINSKIGFGGFDRGDNITKKLNKITSNRIKLEDYKKLMK